The Phacochoerus africanus isolate WHEZ1 chromosome 3, ROS_Pafr_v1, whole genome shotgun sequence genome window below encodes:
- the ZNF217 gene encoding zinc finger protein 217 isoform X1, with protein sequence MPTQSLLVYMDGPEVIGNSLGSQMEIDDAMTIKGATTVPFRATQEKNVIQMEGYMPLDCMFCSQTFTRSEDLNKHVLMQHRPILCEPAVLRVEAEYLSPLDKGQVRAEPPKDKNCKENEEFSCEVCGQAFRVAFDVEIHMKKHKDSFTYGCTVCGRRFKEPWFLKNHMRTHTGKSGAKSRLQQGLESPATINEVVQEHAAESVSSPYKICMVCGFLFPNKESLIDHRKMHTKETASSGGGGGGGGGTQAECRLEGAPSPGQELLQFLNLRPTSHPEIAKKPAKWIPQLDPFTTYQAWQLATRGKVAVCREVKEQPGQEGSTDNDESCSDKEELGEIWSGSKSHPEASAKSKTSKSACPGLSQDKEKPRHPNGEVPSADADPKVSTNKEKPTHCSECGKAFRTYHQLVLHSRVHKKDRRADAESPTMSVDGRQPPTCSPDPPPSLDENGAMDREGGSEDGSEDGLPEGLHLDKNDDGGKIKHLTSSRECSYCGKFFRSNYYLNIHLRTHTGEKPYKCEFCDYAAAQKTSLRYHLERHHKDKQIDVTADVKSDGKTQETEDALTAVDSAQTKNLKRCFDGAKDVKGSPPAKQLKGVAPALQTVLGSTVLAPVHKDTQDFRKNSADDSADQMSKNPAPAYLDRLKKRTAIEPQANNLICRTDVDTPSPPAGSAAHHGPASHREKKAEVSDCKYQPGPDCQEKPLNLSLGPLHGCPAVSLGKSVTTSTTCPFCTFKTFYPEVLTMHQRLEHKYNPEIQKNCRNKSLLRSRRTGCPPALLGKDVSPLPNSYRPKPKPTFPAQPKPLPAEKAKPAPPGPGGKAPPTSGIDPSTLAPSNLKSHRPPQSVGGPGAPATRPASEMFAKTSVSPAPDKSKRPEPKPKPPAGAPAPAAPGAVNGCADHPPKNDGPWAPPARDYFCGRAGAELGEPLPKRPRPEQPGPHFRRGFDLPKYHVVRSLTSLLPPECVCPPPTMLPAKPRFLGAGEADAAGVLTAQKPFAGAGLYACGPTGPVAGAALEGKRPVSYQHLSSSMLQKRNYENFIGNAHYRPNDKKT encoded by the exons ATGCCAACGCAGTCCCTCTTGGTGTATATGGACGGACCAGAAGTTATTGGCAATTCTCTTGGCAGCCAGATGGAGATAGATGATGCCATGACAATAAAAGGGGCCACCACCGTTCCTTTCAGAGCCACGCAGGAGAAGAACGTGATCCAGATGGAAGGCTATATGCCCTTGGACTGCATGTTTTGCAGTCAGACCTTCACACGTTCGGAAGACCTCAATAAACACGTCTTGATGCAACATCGGCCCATCCTCTGTGAGCCCGCCGTCCTGCGTGTGGAAGCCGAGTACCTGAGTCCTCTTGACAAAGGTCAAGTGAGAGCGGAACCTCCAAAGGACAAGAATTGCAAGGAAAACGAAGAATTTAGCTGTGAAGTGTGTGGGCAGGCGTTCCGAGTCGCTTTCGACGTCGAGATCCACATGAAGAAACACAAGGACTCGTTCACTTACGGGTGTACCGTGTGCGGAAGGCGATTCAAGGAGCCGTGGTTTCTGAAGAatcacatgcgcacacacactgGGAAGTCGGGGGCCAAGAGCCGGCTGCAGCAGGGCCTGGAGAGCCCGGCGACCATCAACGAGGTGGTGCAGGAGCACGCGGCCGAGAGCGTCTCATCTCCCTACAAGATCTGCATGGTTTGTGGCtttctgtttccaaataaagAAAGTCTCATTGATCACAGGAAGATGCACACCAAAGAAACGGCTTcctccggcggcggcggcggcggcggcggcggcacgcAGGCGGAGTGTCGGCTGGAGGGCGCGCCGTCCCCGGGCCAGGAGTTGCTGCAGTTTTTAAACTTAAGACCCACGTCTCACCCCGAGATCGCCAAGAAGCCGGCCAAATGGATACCCCAGCTGGACCCGTTCACCACCTACCAGGCCTGGCAGCTGGCCACCCGGGGGAAGGTCGCCGTGTGCCGGGAAGTGAAGGAGCAGCCGGGCCAGGAAGGGAGCACGGACAACGATGAGTCCTGTTCAGACAAAGAAGAGCTGGGGGAGATTTGGAGCGGGAGTAAAAGCCATCCCGAAGCTTCTGCAAAGTCCAAGACGAGCAAAAGCGCTTGTCCAGGCCTCTCGCAAGATAAGGAGAAGCCTCGACACCCCAACGGTGAAGTGCCTTCCGCCGACGCCGACCCCAAGGTATCCACTAACAAGGAGAAGCCGACGCACTGCTCCGAGTGCGGCAAAGCTTTCCGAACCTACCACCAGCTGGTCCTGCACTCCCGGGTGCACAAGAAGGACAGGAGGGCGGACGCCGAGTCGCCGACCATGTCAGTGGACGGGAGGCAGCCGCCGACGTGTTCCCCCGACCCGCCCCCCAGCCTGGATGAGAATGGAGCCATGGATCGAGAGGGGGGCTCCGAGGATGGGTCCGAGGATGGGCTTCCGGAAGGGCTCCACCTGG ataaaaatgatgATGGAGGAAAGATAAAGCATCTTACATCCTCAAGAGAATGTAGTTATTGTGGAAAGTTTTTCCGTTCAAATTATTACCTCAATATTCATCTCAGAACGCATACAG GTGAAAAACCGTACAAATGTGAATTCTGTGACTATGCTGCAGCCCAGAAGACCTCTCTGCGGTATCACTTGGAGAGACATCACAAGGACAAGCAGATCGACGTCACCGCCGACGTCAAGAGCGACGGGAAAACCCAGGAGACCGAAGATGCACTTACAGCCGTTGACAGTGCGCAGaccaaaaatttgaaaagatgttttgACGGTGCCAAAGATGTTAAAGGCAGCCCACCTGCAAAGCAGCTGAAGGGGGTGGCCCCTGCCTTGCAGACCGTTCTGGGCAGCACTGTCCTCGCACCAGTACACAAAGATACTCAGGATTTCAGGAAGAATTCAGCTGACGACAGTGCCGATCAAATGAGCAAAAATCCTGCTCCTGCTTATTTGGACAGGTTAAAAAAGAGAACAGCCATTGAACCTCAGGCAAACAACCTCATCTGTAGGACAGACGTGgacaccccctctccccccgcGGGCAGTGCTGCCCATCACGGCCCAGCCAGCCACAGAGAGAAGAAAGCGGAGGTCTCGGACTGCAAGTACCAGCCAGGCCCAGACTGTCAGGAAAAACCCTTAAACTTGTCCCTCGGGCCGCTCCACGGTTGCCCGGCAGTTTCTTTGGGTAAAAGTGTAACCACAAGTACCACCTGCCCGTTTTGTACCTTCAAGACGTTTTATCCAGAAGTCTTAACCATGCACCAGAGACTGGAGCATAAATACAATCCTGAAATCCAAAAAAACTGTCGAAACAAGTCTTTGCTGCGAAGCCGGCGGACAGGATGCCCACCTGCTCTGCTAGGAAAGGATGTGTCCCCCTTGCCTAATTCCTACAGGCCCAAGCCCAAGCCCACCTTCCCGGCGCAGCCCAAACCCCTGCCCGCCGAGAAGGCGAAGCCGGCGCCCCCGGGGCCTGGCGGCAAAGCCCCTCCGACTTCAGGGATCGACCCCAGCACTTTAGCCCCAAGCAACCTGAAGTCCCATCGGCCGCCGCAGAGTGTCGGGGGTCCCGGAGCCCCGGCCACCAGGCCGGCCTCCGAGATGTTCGCCAAAACCAGCGTGTCCCCGGCCCCGGATAAAAGCAAGAGGCCCGAGCCCAAGCCCAAGCCTCCCGCTGGGGCCCCAGCTCCGGCCGCCCCGGGCGCTGTCAACGGCTGCGCCGACCACCCCCCCAAGAACGACGGCCCCTGGGCGCCCCCGGCCAGAGACTACTTCTGCGGCCGGGCTGGTGCCGAGCTGGGCGAGCCGCTCCCCAAGAGGCCGCGGCCGGAGCAGCCCGGCCCCCACTTCCGCCGGGGCTTCGACCTCCCCAAGTACCACGTGGTCCGCAGCCTCACGTCGCTGCTGCCCCCCGAGTGCGTGTGCCCGCCGCCCACCATGCTGCCCGCCAAGCCTCGCTTCCTGGGCGCCGGCGAGGCCGACGCGGCTGGGGTGCTGACCGCGCAGAAGCCCTTCGCCGGGGCCGGCCTGTATGCCTGCGGCCCCACGGGCCCAGTGGCCGGCGCGGCGCTGGAAG GAAAAAGGCCTGTGTCCTATCAACACTTGTCTAGCAGCATGCTACAGAAGCGAAACTATGAGAATTTTATTGGGAACGCACATTATCGaccaaatgacaaaaaaactTGA
- the ZNF217 gene encoding zinc finger protein 217 isoform X2, protein MPTQSLLVYMDGPEVIGNSLGSQMEIDDAMTIKGATTVPFRATQEKNVIQMEGYMPLDCMFCSQTFTRSEDLNKHVLMQHRPILCEPAVLRVEAEYLSPLDKGQVRAEPPKDKNCKENEEFSCEVCGQAFRVAFDVEIHMKKHKDSFTYGCTVCGRRFKEPWFLKNHMRTHTGKSGAKSRLQQGLESPATINEVVQEHAAESVSSPYKICMVCGFLFPNKESLIDHRKMHTKETASSGGGGGGGGGTQAECRLEGAPSPGQELLQFLNLRPTSHPEIAKKPAKWIPQLDPFTTYQAWQLATRGKVAVCREVKEQPGQEGSTDNDESCSDKEELGEIWSGSKSHPEASAKSKTSKSACPGLSQDKEKPRHPNGEVPSADADPKVSTNKEKPTHCSECGKAFRTYHQLVLHSRVHKKDRRADAESPTMSVDGRQPPTCSPDPPPSLDENGAMDREGGSEDGSEDGLPEGLHLGEKPYKCEFCDYAAAQKTSLRYHLERHHKDKQIDVTADVKSDGKTQETEDALTAVDSAQTKNLKRCFDGAKDVKGSPPAKQLKGVAPALQTVLGSTVLAPVHKDTQDFRKNSADDSADQMSKNPAPAYLDRLKKRTAIEPQANNLICRTDVDTPSPPAGSAAHHGPASHREKKAEVSDCKYQPGPDCQEKPLNLSLGPLHGCPAVSLGKSVTTSTTCPFCTFKTFYPEVLTMHQRLEHKYNPEIQKNCRNKSLLRSRRTGCPPALLGKDVSPLPNSYRPKPKPTFPAQPKPLPAEKAKPAPPGPGGKAPPTSGIDPSTLAPSNLKSHRPPQSVGGPGAPATRPASEMFAKTSVSPAPDKSKRPEPKPKPPAGAPAPAAPGAVNGCADHPPKNDGPWAPPARDYFCGRAGAELGEPLPKRPRPEQPGPHFRRGFDLPKYHVVRSLTSLLPPECVCPPPTMLPAKPRFLGAGEADAAGVLTAQKPFAGAGLYACGPTGPVAGAALEGKRPVSYQHLSSSMLQKRNYENFIGNAHYRPNDKKT, encoded by the exons ATGCCAACGCAGTCCCTCTTGGTGTATATGGACGGACCAGAAGTTATTGGCAATTCTCTTGGCAGCCAGATGGAGATAGATGATGCCATGACAATAAAAGGGGCCACCACCGTTCCTTTCAGAGCCACGCAGGAGAAGAACGTGATCCAGATGGAAGGCTATATGCCCTTGGACTGCATGTTTTGCAGTCAGACCTTCACACGTTCGGAAGACCTCAATAAACACGTCTTGATGCAACATCGGCCCATCCTCTGTGAGCCCGCCGTCCTGCGTGTGGAAGCCGAGTACCTGAGTCCTCTTGACAAAGGTCAAGTGAGAGCGGAACCTCCAAAGGACAAGAATTGCAAGGAAAACGAAGAATTTAGCTGTGAAGTGTGTGGGCAGGCGTTCCGAGTCGCTTTCGACGTCGAGATCCACATGAAGAAACACAAGGACTCGTTCACTTACGGGTGTACCGTGTGCGGAAGGCGATTCAAGGAGCCGTGGTTTCTGAAGAatcacatgcgcacacacactgGGAAGTCGGGGGCCAAGAGCCGGCTGCAGCAGGGCCTGGAGAGCCCGGCGACCATCAACGAGGTGGTGCAGGAGCACGCGGCCGAGAGCGTCTCATCTCCCTACAAGATCTGCATGGTTTGTGGCtttctgtttccaaataaagAAAGTCTCATTGATCACAGGAAGATGCACACCAAAGAAACGGCTTcctccggcggcggcggcggcggcggcggcggcacgcAGGCGGAGTGTCGGCTGGAGGGCGCGCCGTCCCCGGGCCAGGAGTTGCTGCAGTTTTTAAACTTAAGACCCACGTCTCACCCCGAGATCGCCAAGAAGCCGGCCAAATGGATACCCCAGCTGGACCCGTTCACCACCTACCAGGCCTGGCAGCTGGCCACCCGGGGGAAGGTCGCCGTGTGCCGGGAAGTGAAGGAGCAGCCGGGCCAGGAAGGGAGCACGGACAACGATGAGTCCTGTTCAGACAAAGAAGAGCTGGGGGAGATTTGGAGCGGGAGTAAAAGCCATCCCGAAGCTTCTGCAAAGTCCAAGACGAGCAAAAGCGCTTGTCCAGGCCTCTCGCAAGATAAGGAGAAGCCTCGACACCCCAACGGTGAAGTGCCTTCCGCCGACGCCGACCCCAAGGTATCCACTAACAAGGAGAAGCCGACGCACTGCTCCGAGTGCGGCAAAGCTTTCCGAACCTACCACCAGCTGGTCCTGCACTCCCGGGTGCACAAGAAGGACAGGAGGGCGGACGCCGAGTCGCCGACCATGTCAGTGGACGGGAGGCAGCCGCCGACGTGTTCCCCCGACCCGCCCCCCAGCCTGGATGAGAATGGAGCCATGGATCGAGAGGGGGGCTCCGAGGATGGGTCCGAGGATGGGCTTCCGGAAGGGCTCCACCTGG GTGAAAAACCGTACAAATGTGAATTCTGTGACTATGCTGCAGCCCAGAAGACCTCTCTGCGGTATCACTTGGAGAGACATCACAAGGACAAGCAGATCGACGTCACCGCCGACGTCAAGAGCGACGGGAAAACCCAGGAGACCGAAGATGCACTTACAGCCGTTGACAGTGCGCAGaccaaaaatttgaaaagatgttttgACGGTGCCAAAGATGTTAAAGGCAGCCCACCTGCAAAGCAGCTGAAGGGGGTGGCCCCTGCCTTGCAGACCGTTCTGGGCAGCACTGTCCTCGCACCAGTACACAAAGATACTCAGGATTTCAGGAAGAATTCAGCTGACGACAGTGCCGATCAAATGAGCAAAAATCCTGCTCCTGCTTATTTGGACAGGTTAAAAAAGAGAACAGCCATTGAACCTCAGGCAAACAACCTCATCTGTAGGACAGACGTGgacaccccctctccccccgcGGGCAGTGCTGCCCATCACGGCCCAGCCAGCCACAGAGAGAAGAAAGCGGAGGTCTCGGACTGCAAGTACCAGCCAGGCCCAGACTGTCAGGAAAAACCCTTAAACTTGTCCCTCGGGCCGCTCCACGGTTGCCCGGCAGTTTCTTTGGGTAAAAGTGTAACCACAAGTACCACCTGCCCGTTTTGTACCTTCAAGACGTTTTATCCAGAAGTCTTAACCATGCACCAGAGACTGGAGCATAAATACAATCCTGAAATCCAAAAAAACTGTCGAAACAAGTCTTTGCTGCGAAGCCGGCGGACAGGATGCCCACCTGCTCTGCTAGGAAAGGATGTGTCCCCCTTGCCTAATTCCTACAGGCCCAAGCCCAAGCCCACCTTCCCGGCGCAGCCCAAACCCCTGCCCGCCGAGAAGGCGAAGCCGGCGCCCCCGGGGCCTGGCGGCAAAGCCCCTCCGACTTCAGGGATCGACCCCAGCACTTTAGCCCCAAGCAACCTGAAGTCCCATCGGCCGCCGCAGAGTGTCGGGGGTCCCGGAGCCCCGGCCACCAGGCCGGCCTCCGAGATGTTCGCCAAAACCAGCGTGTCCCCGGCCCCGGATAAAAGCAAGAGGCCCGAGCCCAAGCCCAAGCCTCCCGCTGGGGCCCCAGCTCCGGCCGCCCCGGGCGCTGTCAACGGCTGCGCCGACCACCCCCCCAAGAACGACGGCCCCTGGGCGCCCCCGGCCAGAGACTACTTCTGCGGCCGGGCTGGTGCCGAGCTGGGCGAGCCGCTCCCCAAGAGGCCGCGGCCGGAGCAGCCCGGCCCCCACTTCCGCCGGGGCTTCGACCTCCCCAAGTACCACGTGGTCCGCAGCCTCACGTCGCTGCTGCCCCCCGAGTGCGTGTGCCCGCCGCCCACCATGCTGCCCGCCAAGCCTCGCTTCCTGGGCGCCGGCGAGGCCGACGCGGCTGGGGTGCTGACCGCGCAGAAGCCCTTCGCCGGGGCCGGCCTGTATGCCTGCGGCCCCACGGGCCCAGTGGCCGGCGCGGCGCTGGAAG GAAAAAGGCCTGTGTCCTATCAACACTTGTCTAGCAGCATGCTACAGAAGCGAAACTATGAGAATTTTATTGGGAACGCACATTATCGaccaaatgacaaaaaaactTGA